The following are encoded in a window of Diorhabda sublineata isolate icDioSubl1.1 chromosome 5, icDioSubl1.1, whole genome shotgun sequence genomic DNA:
- the LOC130443728 gene encoding uncharacterized protein LOC130443728 → MIPELWAKYNTLTLRPAMNHIKKYNHLLKWKNNESILEVASGDGMIAKHVLVPILPKDYKEFYITDKEPEFVKYIKRNLNIPKSKVFTQDIVEDEVPKELENRFDHIFGFFFLNMLRESKNVRKALANTHKMLKPGGQSFFNFLEYTPIDDILIKMVIHPKWGRYTHMMSAHCCHENPLEAYTKDFIAAGFEDAAYNTEKETWELEEGSEWEHLFTSTNPIVSKIPESQREDYIRDYVEYCRMVGPPKVKTAEGKVIRKLVKNVLIVVANKR, encoded by the exons ATGATTCCGGAGTTGTGGGCAAAATATAACACCTTAACTTTAAGGCCTGCAATGAATCATATAAAGAAATACAACCATCTtcttaaatggaaaaataacgAGTCTATTTTGGAAGTGGCTAGTGGAGATGGAATGATCGCGAAACACGTCCTAGTACCCATTCTCCCGAAGGATTATAAAGAATTTTACATTACAGACAAAGAACCCGAATTCGTGAAATACATTAAACGAAATTTAAATATAccaaaatcaaaagtttttacgCAGGATATTGTTGAAGATGAAGTTCcaaaagaattggaaaatagGTTCGATCACATTTTcggatttttctttttgaatatgTTAAGAGAATCAAAGAATGTTAG aaaagCATTGGCGAACACTCACAAAATGTTAAAACCAGGTGGACAAtcgtttttcaattttctggaATATACCCCTATAGatgatatattgataaaaatggtAATTCATCCAAAATGGGGAAGATACACACACATGATGAGTGCTCATTGCTGCCATGAAAATCCGTTAGAAGCTTACACTAAAGATTTTATAGCGGCTGGCTTCGAAGACGCAGCTTATAATACTGAAAAAGAAACATGGGAACTCGAAGAAGGATCTGAATGGGAAC ATTTATTTACTTCAACTAATCCAATAGTGTCAAAAATTCCTGAAAGTCAGAGAGAAGATTATATCCGAGATTATGTAGAATATTGCAGAATGGTTGGTCCCCCGAAAGTAAAAACAGCTGAGGGAAAAGTGATTAGGAAACTTGTCAAAAATGTGTTGATAGTAGTCGCTAATAAGAGATAA